The window CATTTGCTCAAAGCTTTGTAAGCCACAGAGTGGCGTGATGTTGGTTCATTTTGGTGTTTATGTATATGAAGAAGAATCATATGGATTCATGTTACATTTCGTTGCAGGTAGGGGAGCAGCTGGGGATGTGGGAGAGGTGAAGCTGCGAGATGCCCCACCAGGTGTCATCAGCACACCACAGAGTATCGGCCCATCTGGAGAAATGATGGGCAGAGGCAGCAGGTAAGCAGCACAGGAGTGACACTGTGTTGTGTTTCGACTAACAGGGTTTCTGACATATTTTCATTCAGCCTGATGTAGTTTATGAAACCTGCAGTAGACTAAATGAGAGCCTACTTTGTCTGTGCTGCTGCAGTTTCTGTGCTCGCTGCTGAATGCTGCTCGCTTGAATCAACTGACTTTTGACTGCTTGAAGAGGGGTcctaatgtgattggtcaccTTTGATGGACAGTTTCTTTTACTTAAATCGAGTTACACCGAGGCAGCAACATAAGCGCTGTTTTTAAACCATATTTGTAAATTAATTCTGCAGAGTTAATTATCAGCAGTTGCTGTTTCCTGTGTAGCAGTGGAAATACTGACAGCTGTCACTAAATAACCTTACTGATGAAGAAATCTTTAAAACCAGAGCATTCTGAAGCATCTTCACTGCTGTCCCATATTGTTGTACAATATTccatacatttaataaaaaattaaaaacaaaaaactaactcATGAGAATCAGGAAGTGTACGGTTATAACCAAAATACAGACGTTTAAATCTGCCAATAAAAAGTTGCTTAGTCTGCAGCAAACGTATAACTGCACATAACCTCCATTTAAAGCTGTAATCATATTTAGCAGAATTAGATTTATATGAAATATAAGTTAACTAATAAATTGTGGTGTGATTTAGCTACAGTGAATTAGTAGCTTCAATGACTTTGTGAAGCGTACACTTTAATAACTCATCAGTTCTATAGAGTTTGAAATATACCTTAATTGATAAAAATTTGTACTTTTATGTCAGTAAAAGTTCATTTTTTACAGAATGTATATGTACAGTAGTATTATTACTTCTATATATGTATAGGATTTAGGATAGGTACTTCTTCCACAACTGTAAAAAGCTGATAATCAGATTTGATCAAAGCATTTGTTCACTGAAACAGTAAAAACGTTTTTTTACTAATAATCAATGATCGAAGTACCTCCCAGAAACAGCTCTTTAATATTGTTCTTGCTTTATGAACACTATTAAATCCTTCGTCAAAAGTCAGTTGATTGGAGCAGGTAGGATTCAGCTGTGAGCACAGAGTGTGAAACTGCAGCAATGCCTGCAAATCAGACTCTCACACGTGTGTGGCTGCTGAGTTTTACACACGCAGGTTGTTGAATTTGCACGCATGGAATTTAATTCCACATGTAGCAATGAATATCTGCAGGCAGGAAATTAAATTATTTGCTGGATTATGTTTTTTGTCGCACCTAACTTTTGACAATTAAAACAAATCCATATATAAAACCTAACGGCCATGAAGTTAAATCATTGTACAGGAAGAGCACAAAGTACATGTTCTAACCTTTATGAAGGTATGACTTGATCCAGGTTGGGATGGAAAAAGTAGTGCCAGTGCCAAATTACACTTACTTACTTTATCTGCATTGAACAACCATTATATGGCTTTTCCTTGTGtggattttgcctttttcagtTTCCTTGGCCGAGGTTTGTCCCCTCAGAAAATGGTGGGCCTCGGAAGAGCAGCTATGCCTCAGCTTGGAGTTGGCAGAGGCCGTGCTTTGCTTCCTTCATTTCCTGCAGGTCAAGACGTGTTTGTTTCTCCAGTGTCTGAGCCGCAAACAGAATACTCTCAGCCCTCTCTGACGGGTAAttatataaaattattttaaagggATTGCAAACTGAGAGTTTACcaccttaatttgtttttaatcctctttttaaaagaaaaaacaagaattccTGTGCAGGAATTCTAGATTTTAGATTTGGAAACTGTCTGAAAACTTGAGACTGGAGAAGATTGTGATTTTGAAAGGGAAAGAAAGGTGTAGGAACCCCAAGTAAACTAttatgtgcatcttcttttgcATGTGTCTAATACAAtcttaattgtgttttttttttattttaatttgattaatttgTGGGGGGGAACATGCATTTTGGGTAATGACATGCATAATACTGTAAAGGAACGGAGTCCCCTGTGCACACCGTTCAAGAAGCCACAGACCTTTCCACTGGTCCAGCTGCAAAGACGGGGCTGACAATGGAGGCAGTTCGGTGAGTGTGCTTTTCTCTATTTCCTTTACCTTAGCGAGTCCTAACAAACCAACATGAGCTGTGTTGTGGTTTGGAGGCTTTTAACGGTCAGAGCGAGTGTTCTGGTGTTAGCTGTTCATTCTAAAACATCATTACCTCTGACTTATCCATGTCTTCTGACATTCTCATTGTCTCTTATGAGCACATAATGGTGTATTTTATTAAGGGTCATCTAGTGGTATTGGTTCCGTATTGATTAAATCTAACATTTTGCAAGACAGAGCTTTTATTCAGGTCAGTAACTGATCATTTGTTTTGCTTGTCATAAACTGATCTTTTTGTCCATGTATGTTCTCCACTCGTCAGTGAGCCACTGAATAAGGCTGGAACCAAAGGAGCTCCTATAAATATTGGGGCAAATCACATCCAAATTCAATGCAAGAACGAAGCGGTGTATCAGTACCATGTTACATTTACGTAAGTATCATATAACATTCAAGACCACTTGTTGCGTACAAGGAAACAAAGTTTATGTCTAAAAACTGGAGGAAATGTTGGAAAGCTTTAATCATAGTTTCAGGTAATACAGGGACTGGTTCTAATACAATGTAGGCACTGGTAGCTGCGTCACTGCCTACACAGACAGGCAGTAGACAGTTTTTCACAATAAATGCTCTGTTTTGTTCACCATAAAGATGGTTTACCTGCATACAAATCTGCCTCACACATAGAGTAGAATTAAAATTACAGGAGCAAAAGATTATAAATACTTGATTTTCAGTATATTGTTATTCTTGACATACAAAAAGTGCAGTGTTTCCAGCTCAACATCCAGCCTAACATTCCTGTCTGAACAAACTAACTGAAAATTACACTAAAGTGATATTTGGACTAATTCTCTGTCTATGATCCTTAACAGATTTTAGTCTACTTTCGGCTCTTATTAGTCCGTTGATTATAAGTGAGCAATTAATGAAACCCAGAGAGCTCCTGTTACCAACACTCACATGTCTATAAAATTATGCAGGTATTTTGGGAAAATCTTAATGTTTACTAGGATTTAACATTTTGCCAGACAACAATGAAAATGTAGGATCAGCTTAAATTACACTGAAGAACCACAGAGAAACTTGAAGTTTGTTCATTCAGTATCGTTACCCGTGTTAATATCTACTGtgtattttgtgatgtgaattTCTTACCCAGTCCTAATGTCGAATCAGTGGCGATGCGTTTCGGCATGATGAAAGACCACCGTCCAACCACAGGTGAAGTTGTGGCATTTGACGGTTCGATACTGTACCTTCCTGTTAAACTGAAAGACGTGAGTATCACAGTTGTTACAGTCACCATGCTAAATTTAAAACTTAATAcgctctttttaaaataaatatatatatatatatacatatatatatatactatttTTGCACAGGTGGTTGTTCTCAAGAGTTTGAGACGGACCGATAATCAGGAAATACAAATCAAAATTCAAATGACGAAGATTTTACCACCGAGCTCAGATTTGTGCATTCCCTTCTACAATGTGGTGCTCAGGAGGTATTATGTCAGAGACACATTATATCCTTTCTATTTTACACAATAAGCCCGACTGCTGTTAAGAGTCCTAAACAGCAATGATTGTTTCCCACCGTGTGCCGTTATAAAGGAAGTTTAAATTACAGGATATGACACAGTGTTCCTCTCGTTTTTTCAAGGGTGATGAAAATCATTGGACTAAAGCTGGTGGGCAGAAACCATTATGATCCAGAAAGCGCAGTCATTCTTGGAAAACACCGGTAAGTCGTGAGATTTGTTGTAGCACCAAAGGATACCTGCTAAAATCAGGCAGCGCAGTTTCATTCACTAGTCTACCGGTTTTTCTAGACTCCAGGTTTGGCCAGGCTACTCAACTGGTATCAAGCGCACAGATGGAGGCCTGTACCTGTGTATTGATGTCTCTCACAAAGTCTTGCGGAATGACTCTGTGCTGGATGTCATGTGAGTTTACACAACAAAAAGCATCAGCATACAAACATGCTCGAGCTGCTGCAGATAGATTCATGTCTGTGACTGTATCTCCAGCCACAGATGATTTTGCAACATTTCTAATGGCCTTTAGTGATTATCGAGCATTATTAACTTTGACCAAGCTTTCCCTGTTAGGCTTGAGCAGAACAGTCTAATAAAGGCTCCGTTCCATagtgtgaaaaatgaaaaacacgtGCTTGTGTTGGGCTGTCTGCCAGGAACACGTTGTACCAACAGAGCAAGGAAAACTTTCAAGATGAATGCACCAAAGAACTCGTCGGCAGCATTGTCATCACCCGCTACAACAACCGCACCTACCGCATTGATGCCATTGAGTGGAACAAATCACCCAAAGACACCTTCACTTTGATGGATGGCACTGTAACTACCTTTGTGGACTATTACAGGTTAGACTGCTTTTTCCTACAGcaaactgtttttgtgtgtgtttgtgtagtgaaATATCAGCAGTTCGGTCTTCATACCAACCCAACAATGAAAAGATCAGTTggatctgggttttttttttttcttttctccgtTTTCCCCAATGCTCATGTgattgcatgtttgtttgtttttttgtttaacagCAAAAACTATGGCATTACAATCAAAGAGATGGACCAGCCTTTACTCCTGCATCGGCCAAAGGAGAGGTCCAGACAAGGCGGGAAGGTAAAAacctatgtttttaaaaaagttttattcaACAGTTCAGTGCAACAACACTATTTGTGTCTCCGGGAGATATTTTTAAAGTCAGTACTAAATATGGAATGATGATTTCCACATGCCTAATGCTagtattaactcattcactgccagccattggcagtgaatgagttaaacccattgactcattcactgcaattgacggctatagacatcaatggcagtgaatgagttaataaaagctcaagacacacagacagattttTATGCAGGCTCGATGAAGTAGATCAGTCATCTGACATGTTTTTCTAAGAATGCCACTTCACATTCATGTTCACGTTTCTTTAATTTATGTTTGTCCAAATAGTTACCAGAGGGTTAGTAGGGTTGGGTGATTGGATAAATATATTGACTATCGATGATAGGCTGAGCCCATCGGCGATCGTTTTTCCAAGggcgatttatttatttatttgcccatgagtaagtttgctaataatgaTGGCGATAACATAAGcaatcaacagaaaaaaaaaataatagtgcCTCTTTCATCTGCGAGCaaatgcaccctcctcagagtgCGCCCAAATGGTTGTTGATGGAGCTGCAGAAGCTGATGGTAGCCTAGCATGCTCAGCCGGATGGTGGACACATACATGCTCATGCAAGTTAGTCGTGTTTGAGTACTTTGCTCGCACTAGACGTCTGCACAACTGGCACACTGCTTTGGTTACATCCGTAGGTTTACCTCTTTCATCTCAAATTGGCGACTATATatttttagtgctgtcagcattaacGCGCCGTCATCATGACTAATGCAATTAATAATTAACCCATCTGGAGCGCAGACTGAGTCACaatccctgaaatgtctctttcaacacatttcgggcagtttgtccaaagtTTGTTCAGTCTGCGCTCCAGATGGGTTGAGCAcgtttaaaaattttaatcgcGTTAATCGTGATGACCGCGTTAACGCTGACAGCGCTAATGTTTTTTGGGAAATTACTTCGTCCATGTTTGGACTTCTTCTGTGTTGTAAACGCACAAATCAGTCCATGCATGATTACGTTGCTCCAACCATCAAAAAGCCTGCGCATGCCTGAATATTTCGCCCATCGGCGATTATTTGGCTGACGATTGTTTGTTGGAAGATTCTTGCATATCGCCCAACCCTAGAGGTTAGTCAGCCTGGATGATTAGTTATCATGTAAGACTCAACATCTGTGTGAGATGGGATGAAGCTAAGTAAGTGAAAACCAatcaaaatatgaataaaaacttTATCTTAATGCATGCATGTCAAGCAGAGCTGTACACAGCTGTATGCACTCTTGTGCTTTGTTGTACCGAAGATGTAAAAAACTAAGTTCAAAAGTTTTTATAACAACTAATTGTTCATTTGTTGCAGCAAATCATCACTGGTGAGATCCTTTTAGTCCCAGAGCTTTCCTTCATGACAGGAATTCCTGAGAAAATGAGGAAGGACTTCAGAGCTATGAAGGTAAGCTTAATGTGTCAGTAAACTTTCCTTACTCTTAGGAGCTGCCCATCTAATTTAATGTTAGTGTTAATACACACTGTGTATGTTGGTTGAAAACAGAACATAtagcattttaaaaatcagttgTCTTAAGAGTGTTCAATATTAAAGTGTTCAAATTTTGCTAGTTTAAACTTTGAGTGTAAACACTTGATTTCTACACAGCAGAGAAAGAGCCTGACCATTGTAAACACTGACAACGACACGGTAGTGCAATGCTTTGCTAACATAACTGTCAGAACAAAGATGTCTTATGATTATTGTCAGTAATGGAAATTTCCAAGAACAAATTCTGGTCTGAAAACCTTCATGAAAGTAATTGTAATGAATAAAATAACTTGTGGAAACCTGACTGCTCAAAGAGAATATTGCTCTTTTTAACATGTTCTAGGACTTGACAATGCACATTAACGTGAGTGGTGAGCAGCATACTCACTCAATAAAGCAACTTCTGAAGAACATCAACACCAATCCTGAAAGTCTGAATGAGCTTGGTGGTTGGGGACTGGAGGTTGGCACAGAAATCTTGATGGTAGGAATTTTGTCTCTTTAGAAAACTCCTTCATTCAAAGCCCGTGGGCTATTTTCTCCCCAAGAGTTGTCTGAGAAATGCACAGTGAAACCAGTGCCATGCTATAGCCTTTCAGTATGTCGGTACTAAATTCTGACTGACTTGAGGCCATGTTTAATTTCTTTGGTTAGTAAACATAATGCATACAAAAACAGTTCTTTTAGAAGTGGATGTAAGAGCTTgtcctttttgttttccttccttgTTTGCCCTTTTTCCTTGTGGACGTTtctttttctctatttttccCAATATAGTAtgaatatttttctcttttgcagCTCAAAGGTAGAACTCTTCCCTTTGAAACCATCTGCCTGCAGTCTTCATCCTTTGCCACTGGTGCTGATGTGTCTTGGTCCAGAGAGGTTGTGAGGGATGCTTCAATCAGCTCTGTAAGTGTTATGAATGCTTATCTGTAGAGCTCTATATAAATGTGCTGTTTCATATCCCAGATCTTGTCTGGTGGTTACCAGAGATGTGTTCAGTCAGCTAAACAATTAAACAGCTGTAAACCATTAATGTTTAAGCATAATGACATGTAACTGTTTGGTCAAACATTGTTAGTTCTCCTCTCTGTGATGAAAatttggaaattaaaaaaaaaaaaaaaagctacattCAGTTGGGAACTGAATTTGAAACATTGGAAATCATGAGTGAGTCATTTTGTTATCACTATGTTTTTAAAATAGGACATGAAAATGTCCCTCAGAATGTAAactaaaaaaagacattttatctGTAGTTCTGCCAGCTTGTTTTATGTGTGCTTGCTAAGAGTTGCATACCTACAAAATGTGATAAGGCTAAGGATGCCTTATAAACAATGCAATATTCTTTTTACAGTTAAACAGCGACAGTAGTTTGCTAAAGTTTATGAAGTCCTACTTCTGATTGTCCTTTGTCACTGAATGCACAAGAGACAGGAGAAAGATGGGACTGTTTATACACAAACAGCTGATTTGGGGGGAAATGGAGACGCTTGGGGAATAATAAATCTGAAGAGACGAAACCTCAACAACTGAAAGTAGTTAAAGAACAAAACGGCATACACAGTTAATACACTGCTTCCTAAAGTGTCAGTGTGTGAACAAGTTACTTTACCATAATACAAATATGGCTGATTTACACCACTGCTTTCTTTCATTAAACAATCCATGTTACTCTTAGATTCCCTTGAAAACCTGGGCCGTCTTCTACCCTCGACGCTGTACAGCACAGGCTGAAGAGCTTGTTTCCACCTTTAACAAGGTGGCCACACCTATTGGGGTCCAGATGGGTCGACCCATTTGTGTGGAGCTGAGGGATGATCGGACCGAGACTTATGTCAAGACCATCCACTCGCACCTCACGAGTCAGGTATGATGTAGAAAATGTTTAGTTTGACGAAATCTTCATAAATCTCATTTCACTGGTTTTTAGTTCACTACACAAATATTCATTAGAAATATATGAATGCCATCACAGTAATGTGaagatttttatatatatatatttatttatttatttatttatttatttaaaggggACAGTGCAGTTTAACATAGTTCAAGTGCAAGACATGAAACTGATGTACCGCACAGGTTTATAGCTACTGCTAATTTTCAACAATTGTCCCTTGTTGGGCTTACAATCTAGATGcattttacaataaaacatacattttcatAAAACCAAATTACATCATAAATACAATTACAAATTAATAgacaataatttaaaataaaattaaaattattagttaaaattagagatggcacgataccacttttttatgtccgataccgataccgatatcataaatttggatatctgccgataccgatatgaatccgatatagtgttttttaatcaacaaaactgttttttaaaatatcttgctgcattttgcaagtctgcaagttcatactcaagtttaaaacaacaactacactaaagctattctgttatacctgtatacgaaaaaaatatttcatagttcagcaatactgatcaatctaataaacttaaacctacaccatcctcactattttgatattttaaagagtacttagcatattaagcaacctaactaatagggttccaactcccagcaacaacaaaaataaataaataaaaaatagggaaccacccctcacgctccacctcatgatgcttaatcgacgtaatcaaccttaatttgatgcagtgtgaaaaaaaatgcacagaaatcaattatttttcaagaaatattaaatagattcaacatctttcttcaacaaaattgcagactgcacagatggtaccttcccaaaggaaaaagtactatagcttactagggtatatatattagacttaatagtcactatatacagtaattgacttctattcattttacatcaaattaaaactttggctgtcagataattatttattaaaagctcgacattttaaatgagaataagaaagaaaagtatgtctttgtgcccccttttccctgttcatgccctatcggcccccctggctaaactttgctagatccgcccctgcacagttacgtcagctacatagaaaaagatcctggtgtagaaagtaatattaaataaattctaacaacagcttatcaagcttaaacgtgctgctgttgttcagccgctggtttcctctttctggtgcaaagtgggccaaaaacaaacaagagacacggattcccgacagaaaagccgatcagctgatcattaatcagtttcatgattgaagtagcagccggagagcgagaggcagtcgcttgttaagcttaacgcaggaatgctttacaaacattcagagatggacttacacacttgctttacttctctcgggataactttatcggagatgaaatgccaggttgctagcgaagctccacatgctatccagaccaccgacaggtcccgcatgccacagccgctctatcacgtgatgcatactgctccgacgtgctaacgttctgaggtgagttacggcgcgttgcaagttttgtgaggtgctttcgtgatatttaatggatcggattacattttttatttttctccgatatccgatccagtaatttaggtcagtatcggaccgataccgatacgtaatatcggatcggtccatctctagttaaaATGACTACAACTTTGATTTCCCTTTAACCACACTTTACCTTCAATGTAAAGGATCTAATGTCTGTAATCAATTTGATATCGGTTGGAAGTGTGTTCCACAGATGGCAAGCCtttatatatagatatacacacacacacacacacacacacacacacacacacacacacacacacacactaatcacatatactaatgttggatatattttcatttataaaCGTATCATATTTTGTCAATAAAATAACTGACAACCCCTTATAGTTTATTCCAGTTCAAAGAAAAGGTTTGTGTATCCTTTGGCGTTACCAGAACTTGTGAAGTTATTGCATATGATGGACAAATGGAGTGTAACAGACAAGCAGTTGTACTTTTCATGTCTTTATCAAATACATCAAACACCAACTTTTTCTTGCCTAGTGcacacactcaccagccactttgtgAAGTACCCCTGTTCAGCTGATTGCCTTATTAATTATTTACTTTaacaatcacatggcagcaccTGAGTCCATGGTCATTTCGATCATCTCTGCATACTTAAATGGCCTACTGAAGTTCACTGAGCACTAGAATGCAGAAGAAAGAAACTTAAGGGACTTTGACCATGgtaaagttgttgttgttggcgcaAGACAGGCTTGTCTGAATATTTGAGAAACTGTTGATCTAtcgggattttcccacacaaccgtCTCATGTGTTTATAGAGAATAGTCTGAAGGAGAGAAAATATCTGGTGAGCAGCAGTTAAAAGTTGATAAAAATGTAGGAGTCACTTAAATAACCATTTGTTACAACCAAgctgtgcagaagagcatctttgaaTGCACAACATTTTGAACTCTGTAGTAGATGGGCTGCATCAACCGAAGACCACATTGGGTCCCACTCCTGTCTGCTAAAAACTTGAGCTACAGTTTGCACCGGCTTACCAAAATTGGAAAACAGAAGATTGGAAACATGTTGCCTGTTAtcagtttctgctgcaacattgaGATGGTAGGGTCCAAATTTGGCAAAAGCACAGCATCCCTCATGTCATGTGTCAGCTGTTAATAGCGATGGTGGTGTAACAGTGTGGTGGATATTTTCTTTGCACAGTTGGGACTGCTTTCCAACTGAGAATCATTTCATTCCCATCCCTTAATGACCATCCTGCACCCATCTTTTGATGACTGCTTCCACCTTAAAACGTTCAAATCTATCAAAGAGAACAGTGCTTTGTCTGTTGTATCTTTCCTGTATTTTTACCTCTTTGTCATTACCAGtgaatgctcagatgtttgGTGGATGTTGTTTAAGATCACTATACTCAAGCTTTTCACTCCTGTGTGCAGCCCAATTTGCAGCTTGTAGTTTGCATCATTTTTGGCAACAGAGATGATCTCTACAGTGCCATCAAGAAGCTGTGCTGTGTTAAAAATCCCATCCCATCCCAGGTTTGTGATGTTTGTGCTCTTCTTTCAGCATTAGAGGAAAGGAATGAAATGTTTACAACTTAACAAATGCATAAATAgtaattttgaaaatattttcttccaaaaaagaaagtttgTTTCACTCTCGCCTATTTGTCATTAGGCCATCAACGTCCGCACAATTTCCCAGCAACAGAAGTTGAAGAGTGTGGCACAGAAGATACTTCTGCAGATGAACAGCAAGTTAGGAGGAGAGCTGTGGACTGTCAATGTTCCTCTGGTAAGTGTCATGACACACAAGATGACAGCTGAGCAGTTTAATATCAGAAGTGGAGTCATTTGGATTGTTAGGATATTTCCTCAGCTCAATTATTTATAACAGAGATATagtcttcatttattttgggGCTCCTTTACCATGAATCACTACATCAGCGTTGTGGTGTGGCTTGGAGGCGATCAGCTCACGGGCCTGCTGAGGTGTTATTGAGGTCCAGGTTACTTTGACAGTGGTTTTCAGCTTCTCTCTATTTCTGGATTGGGTGTTTCTCATCTTCTTCTTGACAATACCCTATAGATTCTCTGTGAAGTTTCAGTCGTGTCAgcacaaaagcgagcctttttaGCAGTGACCTCCTGTGGCCTAATCTCCTTGTACAGCATGTCAGTAACATCTGAATATCAATCAGGCTTTAGGAAAAATCACAGTACTATCACAGCTGCAATGAGTGTAGTAAATGATATTACTGTTGCACTTGATAAGAAACAACACTGCATCCCTTTTTATTGATTTGTCAAAAGCATTTGACACTGTTGATCATTGATTTTAAAACTTAGACTCCTTCAGTGAGGACTCTCTGAGAGAGTAGTGGCATGGTTCTCaaatagggctgggtatcgtcactgatttctagaatcgattcgatccacgattagattcaattcgatttgattctgggaaattttgacagtcagatatattataattcagatcagtacatttacataattttgtatctataaaaaggaagctgacacacgcaagactttatcaaaggtgtgagcatcacagcagatgcctttgtgtcaaagtagctgaagataaaacacagaaaaacatgaaggtggttttcctggcctgggattttataaaaaatattctgcagtagatcaaaaacgaaagaaaaccattaatcaacatatgaacgttacctctgacgttccagcggttttattagagaccgctgagcgttttgcattttgcataattttaaaaagtttaaatttgttcagtattgaacagcagaaattaggttgtcttttcggaagtatgtaataagaaaaaaaaacagtggccgacagcgctgtaaacaacggtagacttgtgcgtaacaagcaagcgaataatgaagaaaacagatttttagacgggaaacttcttgaagtacagagagagagaaagagagctgtgcatgaagtgtgatttcatcctggtggaagcaaaacagtaaaagtcagagtgaattcatgacgatgtttatgtgaagcgtagtttggatcttcttttgctgctggttcggtcaatattgtttggagagagataaaactaagagctttagaatcggcgcaaaaagggcgtgaacacaaagcgcggacccgccgacagatca is drawn from Maylandia zebra isolate NMK-2024a linkage group LG12, Mzebra_GT3a, whole genome shotgun sequence and contains these coding sequences:
- the piwil2 gene encoding piwi-like protein 2, whose amino-acid sequence is MDPGKPPDLTEKMGAHWLGRGRGLQLGESAVGRGRGLLLSTEEPVVGRGRAFPTFTDNSLGLSGAVPITEPVVGRGRALLAQQDIVVGRARGLLVPAVESKVGVARSAGVLRLDPQEGRTPPSETMMPALMGESPTLTKEEIGKPPHVKGSTLVSMFRGMGIEPSATSLGRGAAPLGRGAAGDVGEVKLRDAPPGVISTPQSIGPSGEMMGRGSSFLGRGLSPQKMVGLGRAAMPQLGVGRGRALLPSFPAGQDVFVSPVSEPQTEYSQPSLTGTESPVHTVQEATDLSTGPAAKTGLTMEAVREPLNKAGTKGAPINIGANHIQIQCKNEAVYQYHVTFTPNVESVAMRFGMMKDHRPTTGEVVAFDGSILYLPVKLKDVVVLKSLRRTDNQEIQIKIQMTKILPPSSDLCIPFYNVVLRRVMKIIGLKLVGRNHYDPESAVILGKHRLQVWPGYSTGIKRTDGGLYLCIDVSHKVLRNDSVLDVMNTLYQQSKENFQDECTKELVGSIVITRYNNRTYRIDAIEWNKSPKDTFTLMDGTVTTFVDYYSKNYGITIKEMDQPLLLHRPKERSRQGGKQIITGEILLVPELSFMTGIPEKMRKDFRAMKDLTMHINVSGEQHTHSIKQLLKNINTNPESLNELGGWGLEVGTEILMLKGRTLPFETICLQSSSFATGADVSWSREVVRDASISSIPLKTWAVFYPRRCTAQAEELVSTFNKVATPIGVQMGRPICVELRDDRTETYVKTIHSHLTSQPNLQLVVCIIFGNRDDLYSAIKKLCCVKNPIPSQAINVRTISQQQKLKSVAQKILLQMNSKLGGELWTVNVPLKNLMVVGVDVHHDPSKSHQSVMGFVASVNSSLTRWYSRVIFQTPNEELIHGFRVCLLAALQKYYEVNHNLPEKIVVYRDGVSDGQLKMVEQYEIPQLIKCFETFPSYEPKLVFIVVQKRINTTLYSWAANSFGTPPPGTVVDHTLTQKDWVDFYLMAHHIRQGCGLPTHYISLYNTANLTPDHLQRLTFKMCHLYWNWPGTIRVPAPCKYAHKLAFLSGQYLHSEPAIQLSDKLFFL